A single genomic interval of Terriglobus albidus harbors:
- the rpsI gene encoding 30S ribosomal protein S9: MADLVQYYGTGRRKSAIARVFLRPGSGEFTVNGKPRDVYFVTEQQRASAKRTLQTAQLEGQFDVVTTVAGGGVAAQADAVKMGIARALLEVNPELRKTLKADGLLTRDARAKERKKYGQKGARKRFQFSKR; the protein is encoded by the coding sequence ATGGCGGATTTGGTTCAGTACTATGGCACGGGTCGCCGCAAGTCGGCGATCGCGCGTGTTTTTCTGCGTCCGGGATCGGGCGAGTTCACGGTCAACGGCAAGCCCCGTGACGTATACTTCGTGACCGAGCAGCAGCGTGCTTCAGCGAAGCGCACCCTGCAGACTGCTCAGCTCGAGGGGCAGTTCGACGTGGTGACGACGGTTGCCGGCGGCGGCGTTGCCGCTCAGGCAGATGCCGTGAAGATGGGCATCGCCCGCGCTCTGCTCGAGGTGAACCCCGAGCTGCGTAAGACCCTGAAGGCCGATGGCCTGCTGACCCGTGACGCCCGCGCCAAGGAGCGTAAGAAGTACGGTCAGAAGGGCGCCCGCAAGCGCTTCCAGTTCAGCAAGCGCTAG
- the tsf gene encoding translation elongation factor Ts gives MATETAKIDAKLVKELREKSGAPMGDCLKALQEAKGDMEEAFVVLRKRGMASAAKKASRSTNEGLVGSYIHAGGKIGVLLELNCESDFVARTDDFQELLKDIAMHIAATDPRYVGKEEVTAEDIEREKEIFRAQAAASGKPANIIEKMLEGKMGKFYEEVCLLEQPFIKEQSVTIAQLIAQKIGKLGENISVRRFARFKIGESNWTVATTKLAASTEEAQA, from the coding sequence ATGGCGACTGAGACTGCAAAGATCGACGCAAAGCTGGTAAAGGAACTCCGCGAGAAGAGCGGCGCTCCCATGGGCGACTGCCTGAAGGCGCTGCAGGAAGCCAAGGGCGATATGGAAGAGGCATTTGTCGTGCTGCGTAAGCGCGGCATGGCTTCCGCGGCCAAGAAGGCTTCGCGCTCGACCAACGAGGGTCTGGTGGGCAGCTACATCCACGCCGGCGGCAAGATCGGCGTTCTGCTGGAGCTGAACTGCGAGTCCGACTTCGTTGCCCGCACGGATGACTTTCAGGAGCTGCTGAAGGACATCGCGATGCATATCGCCGCTACCGATCCTCGCTATGTCGGCAAGGAAGAGGTTACGGCCGAGGACATCGAGCGCGAGAAGGAGATCTTCCGCGCCCAGGCTGCCGCCAGCGGCAAGCCGGCCAACATCATCGAGAAGATGCTCGAGGGCAAGATGGGCAAATTCTACGAGGAGGTCTGCCTGCTGGAGCAGCCCTTCATCAAGGAGCAGTCGGTCACCATCGCGCAGCTTATCGCGCAGAAGATCGGCAAGCTTGGCGAGAATATCTCGGTTCGCCGCTTTGCCCGCTTCAAGATCGGCGAGTCCAACTGGACCGTCGCGACCACCAAGCTCGCCGCTTCGACGGAGGAAGCACAGGCATAA
- a CDS encoding energy transducer TonB — translation MRRFFSLSVALLALFSLTGSSAVAQSTEAALTKRLSGRQFLLRGCWQGANLWFTADGRPLNDYPELPFTLAGVKIDHIKLLKNGLQLEGHRMGLEIDAKARGAIRWVPILTLAEAPADRSGAEPLQFHISPPSSGDYAAALDAIFADSVNDLAPRLPIYWQTAATQFFGHNEPPLPEASRLRGPDLKHYASLGTFSGQDQNQTTSGSSTQPTLLSGANPDFTPAARRLKYAAVVIVRFTVNADGSVSKPQIAQPAGLGLDEAAVAAVLQYRFRPGMVNGKPQATEIGTAIRFQMH, via the coding sequence ATGCGGCGCTTTTTCTCCCTCTCCGTTGCACTGCTTGCCTTGTTCTCCCTGACGGGTTCCTCCGCCGTAGCCCAGTCCACCGAGGCGGCCCTCACAAAACGTCTCTCCGGCCGGCAGTTCCTGCTGCGTGGCTGCTGGCAGGGCGCGAACCTCTGGTTCACCGCCGACGGTCGCCCGCTGAACGACTATCCGGAGCTCCCTTTTACCCTCGCCGGAGTCAAAATCGACCACATCAAGCTACTCAAGAACGGGCTCCAGCTCGAAGGGCACCGCATGGGCCTGGAGATCGACGCCAAAGCCCGCGGAGCTATCCGCTGGGTGCCCATCCTTACCTTGGCCGAGGCCCCCGCAGACCGCAGCGGTGCTGAGCCCCTTCAGTTCCACATCAGTCCGCCATCATCCGGCGACTACGCCGCCGCCCTCGACGCCATCTTCGCAGACAGCGTCAACGACCTCGCTCCCCGCCTGCCTATCTACTGGCAGACAGCGGCCACGCAGTTCTTTGGCCACAACGAGCCTCCTCTGCCTGAAGCCTCCCGCCTGCGCGGTCCTGACCTGAAGCACTATGCCTCTCTGGGGACCTTCTCCGGACAAGACCAGAACCAGACAACCTCCGGCAGCAGCACTCAACCGACGCTGCTCTCCGGCGCCAACCCCGACTTCACGCCCGCCGCCCGGAGGCTGAAGTATGCTGCCGTCGTCATCGTCCGCTTCACCGTCAATGCCGATGGCTCGGTCAGCAAACCACAGATCGCCCAGCCTGCCGGTCTCGGCCTGGATGAAGCCGCTGTCGCCGCAGTGCTCCAGTACCGCTTCCGCCCTGGCATGGTCAACGGCAAGCCACAGGCTACAGAGATCGGCACAGCCATCCGGTTCCAGATGCACTAG
- a CDS encoding patatin-like phospholipase family protein — MRTRSTLAALLAAVLCTTSLSSQTAASTPRTERKKIGLALGGGGALGLTEIGVLRWLEEHHIPVDGIAGASMGALVGGLYATGHTPDEIQKLTSDEVLAKVFRISNDFSALNYRRREDRRSAPNYMTIGLKHGISIRNGLLVDAGLNAFLSAQFLSYGDKTSFDQLSIPFRCTATDITEGKPVLFARGSLPESIRASISLPGIFPPVERDGHTYVDGGVLENLPTQTLKSDLHDDVILAVSMPLVKLAPNNTSLLGTLQRSFSVAIWGNELQSRRLADVVIEPQTGNMTTMDYARAEDLAKLGYDATEAQKAKLMAYAVSDAEWAAYLANRTSRTADKPRNIASIKVETENHEVKEAVEHKLQKLVGQPAEAIVIDKRLDELRADERYEATYQVSYPKGPIRGVRDAEITVKLADKENGPPFILIGINGQAQSGQTPRFTLDLTYLHQDFGRYGSELRGSAHLGWLQQFDLEYYRLLNARGIFIAPHGEFTRRPYFIYHDQNRLSERLWQQGGGGVDVGYTYNHNTEVRAGWQAWSQRWVTKTGNDGQGDSSQVAHLFDVRYAHDAQDRAEVAQRGFHYNFGAGYLKAGEQAAAAPRIVGKFQFAHTIGGNSFLAAAEGGTLFNRDVAQPYRFTLGGPGRLSASAFEEYRGTDYFYLREAYLRRIAKLPDPLGQNIYLAIAYEAGQMRAPRSIGVTGTDYAQPASSFLRQDVMFGVLAETPFGVISFGPALGDAGRRKLSFTIGRSF; from the coding sequence ATGCGGACACGTTCGACCCTGGCGGCTCTCCTCGCCGCTGTACTCTGCACTACATCCCTGTCCTCACAGACAGCAGCATCCACGCCTCGGACAGAGCGGAAGAAGATAGGTCTGGCTCTCGGCGGCGGTGGTGCGCTTGGCCTTACAGAGATCGGTGTACTGCGCTGGCTGGAGGAGCATCACATTCCGGTCGACGGTATCGCAGGCGCCAGCATGGGCGCCCTTGTCGGCGGGCTTTATGCCACCGGCCATACGCCGGATGAGATTCAAAAATTGACCAGCGATGAGGTGCTGGCCAAGGTCTTCCGCATTTCCAATGATTTCAGCGCCTTGAATTATCGCCGGCGCGAAGACCGCCGCAGCGCACCCAACTACATGACCATCGGCCTGAAGCACGGCATCAGTATCCGCAATGGTCTGCTGGTCGATGCCGGGCTGAATGCCTTTCTTTCGGCGCAGTTCCTCTCGTATGGCGACAAGACCAGCTTCGATCAGTTGTCGATTCCATTCCGCTGCACGGCGACGGATATCACCGAGGGCAAGCCGGTATTGTTTGCGCGCGGATCGCTGCCGGAGTCGATCCGTGCTTCCATCTCGCTGCCGGGAATCTTTCCGCCGGTGGAGAGAGACGGACACACCTATGTGGACGGCGGTGTGCTCGAGAACCTGCCGACACAAACTCTGAAGTCTGACCTTCATGATGATGTGATCCTCGCGGTCTCGATGCCTCTGGTAAAACTGGCGCCAAACAACACCAGCCTGCTGGGAACGCTACAGCGGTCATTCTCAGTGGCGATCTGGGGCAATGAATTGCAGTCGCGGCGGCTGGCGGATGTCGTCATCGAGCCGCAGACCGGCAACATGACGACGATGGACTATGCCAGGGCTGAAGACCTGGCCAAGCTGGGGTACGACGCTACCGAGGCGCAGAAAGCCAAGCTGATGGCCTACGCCGTCTCCGACGCGGAGTGGGCGGCGTATCTTGCGAACCGGACTTCGAGGACGGCGGACAAGCCGCGCAACATCGCCTCCATCAAGGTGGAGACCGAAAACCACGAGGTGAAGGAGGCGGTGGAGCACAAGCTGCAGAAGCTGGTAGGCCAGCCCGCCGAAGCTATTGTGATCGACAAGCGGCTGGATGAGCTACGGGCAGACGAACGCTACGAGGCGACCTACCAGGTTAGCTATCCGAAGGGGCCCATTCGCGGTGTGCGTGACGCGGAGATCACTGTGAAGCTGGCTGATAAGGAGAACGGGCCTCCGTTCATTCTTATCGGCATCAACGGCCAGGCGCAGTCGGGCCAGACGCCGCGCTTCACGCTCGACCTTACGTACCTGCACCAGGACTTCGGACGGTACGGCTCGGAACTTCGCGGCTCCGCGCATCTTGGCTGGTTGCAGCAGTTCGACCTGGAATACTACCGCCTGCTGAATGCACGCGGTATCTTTATCGCTCCGCATGGAGAGTTCACCAGGCGACCTTATTTCATTTACCACGATCAGAATCGCCTGTCGGAACGGCTATGGCAGCAGGGCGGAGGCGGCGTCGATGTGGGATATACCTACAACCACAACACTGAGGTGCGTGCCGGCTGGCAGGCATGGAGCCAGCGCTGGGTTACCAAGACGGGCAACGACGGCCAGGGCGATTCATCGCAGGTGGCACATCTCTTCGATGTGCGCTATGCCCACGACGCGCAGGATCGTGCCGAGGTGGCCCAGCGTGGATTCCACTACAACTTCGGGGCCGGCTATCTGAAGGCAGGCGAGCAGGCGGCCGCGGCTCCACGAATCGTCGGCAAGTTTCAGTTCGCTCATACCATCGGAGGCAATAGCTTCCTCGCTGCGGCAGAAGGTGGCACGTTGTTCAATCGCGATGTGGCCCAGCCTTACCGATTCACTCTGGGCGGGCCTGGGAGGCTTTCCGCCTCAGCCTTTGAGGAGTATCGCGGAACAGATTACTTCTACCTTCGCGAAGCGTATCTACGCAGGATTGCAAAGCTGCCTGATCCTCTAGGACAGAACATCTATCTGGCGATCGCATATGAGGCAGGACAAATGCGTGCTCCACGATCGATCGGTGTCACAGGCACAGACTACGCTCAGCCGGCCTCAAGCTTCCTGCGGCAGGATGTCATGTTCGGTGTGCTGGCAGAGACGCCGTTCGGTGTGATCAGCTTCGGTCCAGCGCTTGGCGATGCAGGCAGGAGGAAGTTGAGCTTCACGATTGGACGCTCGTTTTAG
- the rpsB gene encoding 30S ribosomal protein S2, which produces MATITMKELLEAGVHFGHQTKRWNPKMKEYIFGERNGIYIIDLQKTLKMFKEAAKFVTDMTSSGKTVLFVGTKRQAQDAIAEEAERAGMPFINNRWLGGLLTNWVTVQKSVKRLQELDEMSTDGRYELMTKKEVIRLERERKHLNANLRGIKNMRRLPDAIFIVDSNNEAIAVSEARKLGIPVVAVVDTNCDPTVVDYVIPGNDDALRAIRLFTTKIADAAYEGVQMVGDKAFADEYQDVTPVETASHFLGEDGEEGDVVAAAPEAAVEEEETVDLEAALGGGIRKTESETEVTAEAGA; this is translated from the coding sequence ATGGCAACGATTACGATGAAGGAGCTGCTCGAAGCAGGCGTACACTTCGGGCACCAGACCAAGCGCTGGAATCCGAAGATGAAGGAGTACATCTTCGGCGAGCGTAACGGTATTTACATCATTGACCTGCAGAAGACCTTGAAGATGTTCAAGGAAGCTGCGAAGTTCGTCACCGACATGACGTCTTCGGGCAAGACCGTTCTGTTCGTCGGCACCAAGCGCCAGGCTCAGGACGCCATCGCTGAGGAAGCCGAGCGCGCCGGTATGCCGTTCATCAACAACCGCTGGCTTGGCGGTCTGCTGACGAACTGGGTTACGGTGCAGAAGTCGGTCAAGCGTCTGCAGGAGCTGGACGAGATGTCGACCGACGGCCGTTATGAGCTGATGACGAAGAAGGAAGTCATCCGCCTGGAGCGCGAACGCAAGCACCTGAATGCCAACCTCCGTGGCATCAAGAACATGCGCCGCCTGCCGGATGCGATCTTCATCGTCGACTCGAACAACGAAGCTATCGCCGTTTCTGAAGCCCGCAAGCTGGGTATCCCGGTGGTTGCCGTTGTCGACACGAACTGCGACCCCACCGTGGTTGACTATGTCATCCCCGGCAACGACGACGCGCTCCGCGCCATCCGTCTGTTTACGACCAAGATCGCCGATGCCGCCTATGAGGGCGTGCAGATGGTTGGCGACAAGGCGTTTGCCGACGAGTACCAGGATGTGACCCCGGTTGAGACCGCGTCGCACTTCCTCGGTGAGGACGGCGAAGAAGGCGATGTCGTAGCTGCTGCTCCGGAAGCTGCGGTTGAAGAAGAAGAGACCGTCGATCTGGAAGCTGCCCTGGGTGGCGGCATCCGCAAGACGGAGAGCGAGACTGAGGTTACCGCCGAAGCCGGCGCCTAA
- a CDS encoding glycosyltransferase family 2 protein, protein MSDFAVQLDLQQASNAVELAVILPTYNERANIVEAIRRTQTVLGNMPHEIIVVDDNSPDGTADVVRQLARQDSRIRLIHRIGRRGLSSAVIEGMMASTAPMLAVMDADMQHDESALPRMIEKMHREHLDLVIGTRNAHGGSMGNFARIRVRISQLSAQLSRSVCQCEVSDPMSGFFLVRDDFFRSAAPRLQTGGFKILLDLLASSDRKPRIGEIGYRFRTRMHGQSKLSFYVAVEYLFLIVNKLTGGHLCPRLTLFALTGASGLLVHFAVLAAMYLGLHSSFLTSQAVAAIAAMSTNFAVNNALQQSRLRGPRAWTGYLRFLMLCALGAIFSVSYANRLQLSHTPWALAALAGIAIGSVWNYAITQIFTWEAPQTRRAVSLSS, encoded by the coding sequence ATGAGCGATTTTGCTGTCCAACTCGATTTGCAACAAGCATCAAACGCCGTTGAACTTGCGGTGATTCTGCCGACTTACAACGAGCGCGCCAATATCGTCGAAGCGATCCGCCGCACGCAGACAGTCCTGGGAAACATGCCGCACGAGATCATCGTTGTGGATGACAACTCCCCGGACGGTACTGCGGATGTGGTCCGCCAACTTGCCCGTCAGGATAGCCGCATCCGCCTTATCCATCGCATCGGCCGCCGCGGTCTTTCCTCGGCCGTGATCGAAGGCATGATGGCATCCACCGCACCAATGCTTGCGGTGATGGATGCGGACATGCAACACGATGAGTCTGCCCTCCCCCGCATGATCGAGAAGATGCACCGCGAGCATCTTGACCTGGTGATCGGAACACGTAACGCCCATGGCGGCAGCATGGGAAACTTTGCACGGATCCGTGTCCGCATCAGCCAGCTCAGCGCGCAGCTCTCGCGCTCTGTCTGTCAATGCGAGGTCTCCGATCCGATGAGCGGCTTCTTCCTGGTGCGGGACGACTTCTTCCGCTCCGCCGCTCCTCGCTTGCAGACCGGCGGCTTCAAGATCCTGCTCGATCTGCTGGCCTCCAGCGATCGCAAGCCGCGCATCGGCGAAATTGGTTATCGCTTCCGTACGCGCATGCATGGCCAGTCCAAGCTCTCGTTCTATGTCGCCGTCGAGTATCTATTCCTCATCGTGAACAAACTCACCGGTGGACATCTCTGCCCGCGCCTCACGCTCTTCGCGCTCACCGGCGCCAGCGGCCTTCTGGTTCATTTCGCTGTTCTGGCGGCCATGTATCTCGGTCTGCATTCGAGTTTTCTCACCTCACAGGCGGTTGCCGCCATCGCCGCGATGAGCACCAACTTCGCGGTCAATAATGCGTTGCAGCAAAGCCGCCTGCGCGGCCCCCGTGCCTGGACCGGCTACCTCCGTTTCCTCATGCTTTGTGCTCTTGGCGCCATCTTTTCTGTCTCCTATGCCAACCGCCTCCAACTCTCGCACACGCCATGGGCGCTGGCTGCACTCGCGGGCATCGCTATCGGTTCTGTGTGGAACTACGCCATAACCCAGATATTTACCTGGGAAGCGCCACAAACACGGCGCGCGGTGAGCCTCTCCAGCTAA
- a CDS encoding metallophosphoesterase family protein, giving the protein MRALVLSDIHGSLEGLEAVLEAAGAVDRVWDLGDVVGYGASPNDVVEKIRAVGSLHVRGNHDRVAAGLTSSLNFNPIARAAALWTQEALSPSNIDWVRAMPQGPIYPEGVAVACVHGSPLDEDDYILNVRDAWAPLQQMQQPLTFFGHTHVQGGFIQQGTAWRELIPEYRSREVAETWVLKLDPECRYLINPGSAGQPRDGDWRVACAIYDTDEATVTFHRLPYDIIKAQGKILMAGLPDRLAIRLRDGK; this is encoded by the coding sequence ATGCGCGCACTTGTTCTCTCGGATATTCACGGAAGTCTGGAAGGCTTGGAGGCTGTCCTCGAAGCCGCCGGCGCCGTCGACCGGGTGTGGGACCTCGGTGACGTTGTCGGTTACGGCGCCAGTCCCAACGATGTTGTCGAAAAGATTCGCGCCGTTGGCTCACTGCATGTCCGCGGCAATCATGACCGCGTCGCCGCTGGCCTGACCTCTTCCCTGAACTTCAATCCCATCGCCCGCGCAGCGGCCTTGTGGACACAGGAGGCGCTCTCGCCCAGCAACATCGACTGGGTACGCGCCATGCCTCAAGGCCCCATTTACCCCGAGGGAGTTGCTGTGGCTTGCGTGCATGGCTCTCCACTCGACGAAGACGACTACATCCTCAACGTGCGCGATGCCTGGGCGCCGCTACAGCAGATGCAGCAGCCGCTGACGTTCTTCGGGCATACGCATGTGCAGGGAGGCTTCATCCAGCAAGGGACTGCCTGGCGCGAACTGATTCCCGAGTATCGCTCCCGCGAAGTTGCCGAGACCTGGGTCCTGAAGCTCGACCCCGAGTGCCGCTACCTCATCAACCCAGGCTCTGCCGGCCAGCCCCGCGACGGCGACTGGCGCGTCGCCTGCGCCATCTACGACACCGACGAGGCCACCGTCACCTTCCACCGCCTGCCCTACGACATCATCAAAGCCCAGGGCAAGATCCTGATGGCAGGACTGCCCGATCGGCTCGCGATACGGCTGAGAGACGGTAAATGA
- a CDS encoding energy transducer TonB produces the protein MTRYWIGGAVLAACTMSLWATEPACKLDEPILSPGNGITSPELRSALSLPSPPKGSLYVHEVVVEFLVDSHGIPRCLRVTHPSGYGIDTDALNAIRQSVFRPAHRADGTPVAVKMTQSFHLAPF, from the coding sequence ATGACGCGCTATTGGATCGGCGGAGCGGTTCTGGCGGCATGCACGATGAGCCTGTGGGCCACCGAACCTGCCTGCAAGCTCGACGAACCGATTCTCTCTCCCGGAAACGGAATCACGTCACCCGAGCTTCGTAGTGCACTTAGCCTTCCTTCCCCGCCAAAGGGTTCCCTCTACGTCCATGAGGTCGTTGTCGAATTTTTGGTGGATTCCCATGGAATACCGCGCTGCCTACGCGTGACTCACCCCTCCGGATACGGCATCGACACTGACGCGCTGAACGCGATTCGTCAGTCCGTCTTTCGGCCAGCTCACCGAGCCGATGGAACCCCGGTCGCCGTCAAAATGACCCAGAGCTTCCACCTCGCCCCGTTCTGA
- the rplM gene encoding 50S ribosomal protein L13, whose translation MSTFVPGAKDINRKWFVVDATDKTLGRLASSAANILTGKNSPKYTPYIDTGDHVIVINAEKIKLTGLKSQQKIYRRYTGFPGGLREEAFDKLLARKPEAIVEEAIKGMLPKSKLGRQMATKLKVYRGDKHPHLAQQPEAVELTA comes from the coding sequence ATGTCGACGTTTGTGCCCGGCGCAAAGGACATCAATCGCAAGTGGTTCGTGGTGGACGCGACCGACAAGACCCTTGGACGTCTTGCCAGCAGCGCGGCGAACATTCTTACCGGCAAGAACAGCCCGAAGTACACCCCGTACATCGATACGGGCGATCACGTCATCGTGATCAACGCGGAGAAGATCAAGCTGACCGGTCTGAAGAGCCAGCAGAAGATCTATCGCCGCTACACCGGGTTCCCCGGCGGTCTGCGCGAGGAAGCGTTCGACAAGCTGTTGGCGCGCAAGCCCGAAGCGATCGTTGAAGAGGCGATCAAGGGCATGCTGCCCAAGTCGAAGCTGGGCCGCCAGATGGCGACCAAGCTGAAGGTTTACCGCGGAGACAAGCATCCGCATCTGGCCCAGCAGCCTGAGGCTGTTGAGCTGACTGCATAA
- a CDS encoding RtcB family protein codes for MQLVDNIPVWGKHEENTLEQAKVCARHADYMALMADGHLGYGVPIGGVIASEGRISPTAVGFDIACGNKAVRLDIPGSEVRQNIARIMDDVWNTLSFGVGRRNNEDVDHAIFAKDGHPGWDTDAAKPLKRKAQAQLGTIGSGNHYVDLFVDEQDRAWVGVHFGSRGLGHGIATWFLKAAGAKDGMMVDPVFLDVTSDLGAQYVAAMQLGGAYAYAGRDWVCGRVARMLGANVVEEVHNHHNFAWLEEHGGKQMWVCRKGATPAFPGQKGFVGGTMGEQSVILEGVDSPDSKTALYSTVHGAGRVMGRKQAAGVYDRKTGVCKRPGLVTPQMMQEWLQASGVVLRGGGLDESPHCYKRLHEVIAEHGDTVRVLHTLTPLGVAMAGANEFDPYKD; via the coding sequence ATGCAGTTGGTAGATAACATCCCGGTATGGGGAAAGCATGAAGAGAACACGCTGGAGCAGGCAAAGGTCTGTGCCCGCCACGCAGACTATATGGCCCTGATGGCCGATGGCCATCTCGGTTACGGCGTGCCGATCGGCGGAGTGATCGCAAGCGAGGGCCGTATCAGCCCTACGGCTGTTGGATTCGATATCGCGTGCGGAAACAAAGCCGTGCGTCTGGATATTCCGGGCAGTGAAGTGCGGCAGAACATCGCGCGCATCATGGATGACGTGTGGAATACGCTCTCCTTCGGTGTTGGCCGCAGGAACAACGAGGATGTGGATCATGCGATCTTCGCGAAGGACGGCCATCCGGGCTGGGATACCGACGCCGCGAAGCCTCTGAAGCGTAAGGCGCAGGCACAGTTGGGCACCATCGGCAGCGGCAACCACTACGTCGATCTGTTTGTCGACGAGCAGGATCGCGCGTGGGTTGGTGTGCACTTCGGCTCGCGTGGCCTGGGTCACGGCATTGCGACCTGGTTCCTGAAGGCTGCGGGCGCGAAGGACGGCATGATGGTTGATCCTGTCTTTCTGGACGTGACCAGTGATCTAGGAGCGCAGTATGTCGCCGCGATGCAGTTGGGCGGAGCCTATGCGTACGCAGGGCGTGACTGGGTGTGCGGCCGTGTGGCTCGCATGCTGGGTGCGAACGTGGTGGAAGAGGTCCATAACCACCACAACTTCGCCTGGCTGGAAGAGCACGGCGGCAAGCAGATGTGGGTCTGCCGCAAGGGCGCCACGCCTGCGTTTCCGGGACAGAAGGGCTTCGTCGGCGGCACGATGGGAGAGCAGTCAGTGATTCTGGAGGGTGTGGACTCTCCGGACTCGAAGACGGCGCTGTACTCCACCGTGCACGGCGCGGGCCGCGTGATGGGCCGTAAGCAGGCTGCCGGTGTGTACGACCGCAAGACCGGGGTGTGTAAGCGTCCCGGGCTGGTGACGCCGCAGATGATGCAGGAGTGGCTGCAGGCATCCGGTGTGGTGCTGCGTGGCGGAGGGCTGGATGAAAGTCCGCACTGCTACAAGCGTCTGCACGAGGTGATCGCGGAACATGGCGACACGGTGCGTGTGCTGCATACGCTGACTCCGCTGGGCGTGGCCATGGCGGGAGCAAACGAGTTTGATCCGTACAAGGATTGA
- a CDS encoding ArnT family glycosyltransferase, whose amino-acid sequence MQRSHKQLLAAVLVAAYTAFVPVMRSGMQLEVGYNEGWNLYNARTVLLHQPLYAERFGWHTVNYPALSFYISAWLSHLTGDLLYTGRALSIVGLVCSALLLGAMVRHLAGSRYAAVFTALLTISVVGASAPSYIGQYDPQLFATPFFLAAFYLYLRFRERPAAIVLMALLFVFAGNIKHNLIDIPLAVTLDLLVARRWRGLTLFLGTAMPATVLSLWINQHFAGSAFLTNLLAGRGYSLHHAFDNGIGTLGPLIPLLMLSGITAWRSRRYPALRITGIWLACAFVLNLFFAGGVGVATNSLFDTLLAMVLLIGIFLDEVREAASPLTYLPMAIALWPLLPLFINNETSLPIRDLRHLRQQQQTYRESLAVLRQTPGPTICESLLLCAEAGKPYLYDPFNATRFIQLGKLDPSPLYSRLANRQIAAIQLDKSIDLTKADTDANRFTPEMLEIIRKNYTPLLQRNGVLILVPAH is encoded by the coding sequence ATGCAGCGCTCTCACAAGCAGCTTCTCGCAGCAGTTCTGGTTGCCGCTTACACCGCGTTTGTTCCGGTGATGCGTTCCGGTATGCAGCTTGAAGTCGGCTACAACGAGGGTTGGAATCTCTATAACGCCCGTACCGTCCTGCTGCACCAGCCGCTCTATGCCGAGCGTTTCGGATGGCATACCGTTAATTATCCCGCGCTGTCGTTTTATATCTCCGCGTGGCTCTCGCACCTGACCGGCGATCTGCTCTATACCGGGCGCGCCTTGTCTATCGTTGGCCTGGTCTGTTCCGCGCTGCTTCTGGGTGCGATGGTTCGGCATCTCGCAGGATCGCGCTATGCCGCCGTCTTCACCGCGCTACTCACCATCAGCGTCGTCGGGGCCTCCGCCCCCAGTTACATCGGGCAATACGATCCCCAGCTTTTTGCAACGCCTTTCTTTCTCGCAGCGTTCTATCTCTATCTGCGCTTTCGCGAACGTCCAGCGGCGATTGTCTTGATGGCACTACTCTTCGTCTTCGCTGGAAATATCAAGCACAACCTTATCGACATTCCGCTCGCTGTCACGCTGGATCTTCTGGTGGCGCGCCGCTGGCGTGGATTAACTCTTTTCCTGGGTACAGCGATGCCGGCCACCGTGCTTTCGCTGTGGATCAACCAACACTTCGCGGGCTCGGCATTTCTCACCAACCTGCTCGCAGGCCGCGGATACTCCCTGCATCACGCCTTCGATAACGGCATTGGCACCCTTGGCCCGCTGATCCCTCTCCTCATGCTCTCCGGCATCACGGCATGGCGCTCGCGCCGATACCCTGCGCTTCGCATCACCGGAATCTGGCTCGCATGCGCGTTTGTGTTGAATCTCTTCTTTGCCGGTGGAGTTGGAGTCGCCACCAACTCCCTCTTCGACACGCTGCTGGCCATGGTGTTGTTGATTGGCATCTTCCTCGATGAAGTGCGCGAAGCCGCGTCGCCATTGACTTATCTCCCGATGGCCATCGCTCTCTGGCCGCTGCTCCCGCTCTTCATCAACAACGAGACAAGTCTTCCCATTCGCGATCTCCGCCATCTGCGTCAACAACAACAGACATATCGTGAGTCACTCGCTGTCTTGCGGCAAACTCCCGGTCCCACAATCTGCGAGTCGCTGCTGCTCTGCGCGGAGGCGGGCAAGCCCTATCTCTACGACCCTTTCAACGCGACACGCTTCATCCAGTTGGGCAAACTCGATCCGTCACCGCTCTACAGCCGGCTCGCAAACCGCCAAATCGCCGCCATTCAACTGGACAAATCGATCGATCTCACCAAAGCTGATACCGATGCCAATCGGTTCACACCGGAGATGCTCGAAATCATCCGCAAGAACTACACACCCCTCTTGCAACGCAACGGTGTCCTCATCCTCGTCCCAGCTCACTAA